Part of the Ignavibacterium album JCM 16511 genome, TAAGAAGTCCTGTAGAAATAGCACTCATTTCTTCATTATCAAATCGCAAAGCATTTATAAGCTGCTGAATAGCTTCATTGGTTTTAACAATGTCGTGTTTCTGTGAACTAACTATTGCATAATCAAAAACTTTAATCAATAGTTTCTCAGGACTGGAATTAAGAATCTCGTTTGCTAAGTAAGTGTTAAGTTTATTTGTTCTGTAAGTTGCTGTGTTTTGCATTTTTCATTCCTTATTAAAAATAACCCCCGCAATTATTCTGCGGGGGTCTCCCCTGAATCCACTAATAAATTATCGAAACAAACCGAGTAAGCTTTGTGGCCCAACATTAACCTGAGCTAACATTGCCGTAGCTATCTGTGTTCCGATCTGACCTTTGGTTGCATTCAATTGCTCCATTGCCATATCGGCATCGACCAGTCGGGAAATGGTAGCTGAGTTGTTTGTAATCGACGCGGTAATAAATTCTTCGCGTGATTCAAATGTCTGCATTCTGTTACCAATGTAGCCCAAAGCAGTTTTGATATTATCTCTGAAAGTTGTAATACTTTGAGTTAAGTTTGCATTACCTGTGGTATTCTGTAAAGCAGTTATTGTAGCAGAGTTATCACCAATCTGGGCACCGATGTTAACGGTAAGTGTTGTTCCTGCACCAAAATCGAAGTTAGTACTTGCAAGAATATC contains:
- a CDS encoding flagellar protein FliS, encoding MQNTATYRTNKLNTYLANEILNSSPEKLLIKVFDYAIVSSQKHDIVKTNEAIQQLINALRFDNEEMSAISTGLLRLYQFCQDQMRKRNYDVVKEILVQLRETWINVFRQVNSNGL
- a CDS encoding flagellin, whose protein sequence is MAFQINTNLDALKAYNALVKVNAQTTKAQLRLATMKKINSVADDTSGFRVSKELEAENFKYNAQLNNISSAKNLLSTGESALMQVLDKLNQIEAKQEDAKDPLKNSAALSEDVKVLADEINNILTNTKINGSDILASTNFDFGAGTTLTVNIGAQIGDNSATITALQNTTGNANLTQSITTFRDNIKTALGYIGNRMQTFESREEFITASITNNSATISRLVDADMAMEQLNATKGQIGTQIATAMLAQVNVGPQSLLGLFR